One segment of Lachancea thermotolerans CBS 6340 chromosome E complete sequence DNA contains the following:
- the SCT1 gene encoding bifunctional glycerol-3-phosphate/glycerone-phosphate O-acyltransferase SCT1 (similar to uniprot|P32784 Saccharomyces cerevisiae YBL011W SCT1 High copy suppressor of choline- transport mutants): protein MSEGLASQELESVSKTADSRANQEKDAYAYEEAPAYRKFVYDVFLWLLSNIFDCFFREIRSRGRYKIPTQGPVIFVAAPHANQFIDPVILMGQVKKAVNKRISFLVAEKSLTRKAVGTFARCAMSIGVGRAQDNLRPAPGKIRVSEENPRKIIGQGTKFTNGFTPQGLIGLPKSLGNATIESIESDTVLYLRKEFKQNKPEVRQLLVKGTSFKYAPKVDQKKVYERVFEHLAHDQCVGIFPEGGSHDRTDLLPLKAGVAIMALGCMSKNPDVNVKIVPCGMNYFHPHKFRSRAVVEFGNPIEISPELVQKYQQSETNRDAVRELLDTISDGLKAVTVTCPDYETLMVVQAARRLYAGQLSAKLPLSLVIEMNRRLVKGYQTYREDPRIQELKEYVLKYNANLRHFNIPDHQVESAKINFAKNFGLLIFRSLRLLFSLILALPGIIMFSPIFIIAKIISQNKARQALAASTVKIKANDVIATWKILIGMGLAPLLYSVWSGLLTYYFRHSITRNKFVSFAGIYVLCSIVTYSALIIGDNGMDVFKSLRPLYLSVTTPGILKDLQKERRGLEQKITEIINTLGPELYPGFDGTSLSDKYRYGLTSYDEEEEDRKTSELKRRRLLRKRKESGKQKARRSPESEAESDALSMLNSDNSLSNIPIFSNVDRRSGSVSSMTSLSSGFEIVEDMTKPDELSGKIAHAVREKRE from the coding sequence ATGAGTGAAGGCCTTGCGTCTCAGGAACTTGAATCAGTTAGCAAAACAGCCGACAGTAGAGctaatcaagaaaaagacgcTTATGCTTACGAAGAGGCTCCAGCATACCGCAAGTTTGTTTACGATGTTTTTCTATGGCTGCTGAGCAATATTTTCGACTGCTTTTTCCGAGAGATTCGAAGCCGGGGACGGTACAAAATTCCAACACAGGGTCCCGTAATCTTCGTCGCAGCACCCCATGCGAATCAATTCATTGACCCTGTCATCCTTATGGGCCAAGTTAAAAAGGCCGTTAACAAGCGCATATCCTTTTTAGTAGCGGAAAAATCTCTAACAAGAAAGGCTGTGGGGACTTTTGCGAGATGTGCCATGTCGATCGGAGTCGGTAGAGCGCAAGATAACCTAAGACCCGCTCCTGGCAAGATTAGAGTGAGTGAGGAGAATCCTCGCAAAATTATTGGTCAAGGAACAAAATTTACCAATGGTTTTACGCCACAAGGCTTAATCGGCCTCCCTAAGTCTCTTGGAAATGCAACTATTGAGTCAATCGAGAGTGACACGGTTCTGTATCTTCGCAAAGAATTTAAACAGAACAAACCCGAAGTTAGACAGCTATTAGTGAAAGGAACCTCATTCAAATACGCACCCAAGGTAGACCAAAAAAAGGTTTATGAGCGcgtttttgagcatctGGCACACGATCAGTGCGTTGGAATCTTCCCAGAAGGTGGTTCTCATGACAGAACAGATCTTTTGCCTCTCAAAGCTGGCGTGGCCATCATGGCTCTAGGTTGCATGAGCAAAAATCCTGATGTTAATGTCAAAATTGTCCCCTGTGGTATGAATTACTTCCATCCGCACAAGTTTAGATCTAGAGCGGTGGTTGAGTTTGGTAATCCTATTGAAATATCGCCTGAACTGGTGCAGAAGTACCAGCAGTCCGAGACGAACAGAGATGCTGTAAGAGAGCTATTGGACACCATATCCGATGGCCTCAAAGCAGTGACGGTAACATGTCCAGATTACGAAACCTTGATGGTTGTTCAAGCGGCTAGAAGACTATACGCAGGCCAGCTATCCGCCAAACTACCCTTATCGCTAGTGATCGAAATGAATAGACGGCTAGTCAAAGGTTATCAAACATACCGTGAAGATCCTAGAATCCAGGAGTTGAAAGAGTACGTTCTGAAATACAATGCCAACCTTCGCCACTTCAATATCCCTGATCATCAAGTCGAGTCAGCCAAGATTaactttgccaaaaactttggGCTCCTCATTTTTAGGTCACTCCGCTTgcttttctctttgatattGGCGCTACCTGGCATTATAATGTTTTCTCCTATCTTCATCATTGCAAAGATCATCTCCCAGAACAAAGCAAGGCAGGCACTTGCTGCGTCGACTGTTAAAATCAAAGCCAACGACGTCATTGCgacttggaaaattttAATTGGTATGGGTCTTGCTCCTTTGCTTTATTCAGTTTGGTCTGGTTTGCTGACATATTACTTCAGACACTCAATTACAAGAAACAAGTTTGTGAGCTTTGCAGGGATCTACGTTTTGTGCAGTATTGTTACCTATTCGGCTTTAATTATAGGAGACAACGGAATGGACGTTTTTAAATCACTGAGACCTTTGTATCTTTCTGTCACCACTCCCGGTATCCTTAAAGACCTCCAGAAAGAGAGGAGAGGtttggagcagaagatTACGGAGATCATCAATACGCTAGGACCCGAGCTGTATCCAGGCTTTGACGGAACGAGCCTATCAGACAAATACAGGTATGGGTTGACCTCCtatgatgaagaagaggaagacAGGAAAACAAGCGagttgaaaagaagaaggctgcTCAGAAAGCGTAAAGAAAGCGGCAAACAGAAGGCCAGAAGAAGCCCCGAAAGCGAAGCTGAAAGTGATGCGCTGTCAATGTTAAATAGCGACAACTCGCTGTCCAACATCCCAATCTTTTCCAACGTTGATCGTAGATCTGGATCTGTATCCTCTATGACTTCCCTGAGCTCaggctttgaaattgttgagGACATGACGAAGCCTGACGAGCTCAGTGGGAAAATTGCCCATGCTGTGCGGGAGAAAAGAGAATAG
- the PIB2 gene encoding Pib2p (weakly similar to uniprot|P53191 Saccharomyces cerevisiae YGL023C), with translation MSTAPVQKRYREPMSSVHSQGSDVAPTGASNKTGAPPGNGMGSATRTSSNNSNKSTITFEKQKVMPRTRTQSVPSVLSSISLRSMMGKHQDEPVETPAHGACVGIPASQQIQSPAIASSQKKTGSMHNNEVIGQRLPFTNDKRRQPEPAEHSKAGARTSRNGGGPTPGYLFKPGYRTTDPGSIGSHAISEQIQEDTSQESDDDAAQQKKLTTDALRRLSALKGPSSAAGDTPLPVASPRPEVREDCDNIGTPEVLTHIQFGGKNIILDSSIPNKRGSIAPVKPPLDMLPATLESSSKPKSKRPLRQINAPKKPLYTPAVLRDISETNITNAELNSPGPPILASQNQGTHTSRSSVRSIRSTSSSIISDYTKKLSSLWAKNPAYANAAEITPPTKTHWVSDSKRHACHYCHKIFTFWERKHHCRHCGDIFCSQHVRHWLYLDKDARFVIGGAGVGALSKICDGCLQEYDKLVREGPSSSAANAQTTNETPKSTTPVAGIDATLNQKDLVDQEGKRGRMDSIVGSVPADWNWSSF, from the coding sequence ATGAGCACCGCCCCTGTACAGAAGAGATATCGGGAACCGATGAGCAGTGTTCATAGCCAGGGAAGCGATGTGGCACCCACGGGTGCTTCGAACAAGACGGGGGCACCGCCTGGAAACGGCATGGGGTCGGCAACGCGCACTTCGTCCAATAACAGTAACAAATCGACGATAACGTTCGAGAAACAGAAAGTAATGCCTCGCACGCGCACGCAGTCTGTGCCGAGCGTGTTGAGCAGCATTTCACTACGCAGCATGATGGGCAAGCATCAAGATGAACCAGTAGAAACCCCTGCGCATGGCGCCTGTGTTGGCATCCCAGCATCGCAGCAGATTCAGTCGCCAGCTATTGCAAGCTCGCAGAAAAAGACTGGGTCAATGCACAACAACGAGGTCATTGGGCAGCGGCTGCCTTTCACAAACGACAAAAGGCGGCAGCCCGAACCCGCAGAGCACTCGAAAGCTGGCGCCCGCACCTCTCGCAACGGGGGCGGCCCTACACCTGGCTACCTTTTTAAGCCAGGCTACCGCACCACAGACCCCGGCTCAATTGGCTCGCATGCCATCTCCGAACAAATACAGGAAGATACGTCACAGGAGTCAGACGACGACGCAGCAcagcaaaagaagctcacTACCGATGCGCTGCGCAGGTTATCGGCGTTGAAAGGACCCAGTAGTGCTGCCGGCGACACCCCTTTGCCCGTGGCCAGCCCCCGGCCTGAAGTTCGCGAAGATTGTGACAACATTGGCACACCAGAAGTTCTGACTCATATCCAGTTTGGGGGCAAAAACATCATCCTGGATTCCTCGATTCCAAACAAAAGAGGTTCGATTGCCCCAGTTAAGCCCCCTCTAGACATGCTTCCCGCTACCTTGGaatcttcttcgaaaccGAAGTCCAAAAGGCCTCTAAGGCAGATAAACGCGCCTAAAAAGCCCCTATACACACCTGCGGTTCTGAGGGACATCTCAGAAACCAACATTACGAACGCAGAACTGAATTCCCCGGGGCCCCCCATTTTGGCATCACAAAACCAGGGCACACATACCTCTCGGAGCAGCGTTAGAAGTATCCGGTCTACTTCATCTTCCATTATTTCCGACTACACGAAAAAGCTCAGCTCTCTATGGGCAAAAAATCCTGCCTATGCGAATGCAGCAGAAATCACGCCTCCTACCAAGACCCATTGGGTTTCGGATTCAAAACGCCACGCATGTCATTACTGCCATAAAATATTTACGTTTTGGGAACGCAAGCACCATTGCAGGCACTGTGGTGACATTTTCTGTTCACAGCATGTCAGGCACTGGCTTTACCTGGATAAAGATGCACGCTTTGTGATAGGAGGAGCGGGTGTTGGCGCcctctcaaaaatctgCGACGGCTGCCTCCAAGAGTATGACAAGCTAGTGCGCGAGGGCCCCAGCTCATCAGCAGCAAACGCTCAAACAACTAACGAAACCCCCAAAAGTACGACACCAGTCGCCGGAATTGATGCCACATTGAACCAGAAAGACCTGgttgatcaagaaggcAAGCGTGGAAGAATGGACAGTATCGTAGGCAGCGTACCCGCGGATTGGAATTGGAGCAGCTTTTAA
- the STT3 gene encoding dolichyl-diphosphooligosaccharide--protein glycosyltransferase subunit STT3 (highly similar to uniprot|P39007 Saccharomyces cerevisiae YGL022W STT3 Subunit of the oligosaccharyltransferase complex of the ER lumen which catalyzes asparagine-linked glycosylation of newly synthesized proteins forms a subcomplex with Ost3p and Ost4p and is directly involved in catalysis), which produces MATSCTQKHLIRWIQLLLKCTIFLSLTAAAVSSRLFSVIRFESIIHEFDPWFNFRATKYLVNNGFYKFLNWFDDRTWYPLGRVTGGTLYPGLMATSAAVWHGLRKIGLPIDIRNVCVLFAPAFSGVTAWATYHLTSEIKDSGAGLLAAAFIAIAPGYISRSVAGSYDNEAIAITLLMVTFMFWIKAMKTGSIMHSTFAALFYFYMVSAWGGYVFITNLIPLHVFILILMGRYSTRLYSAYSTWYAIGTLASMQIPFVGFLPIRSNDHMAALGVFGLMQVVALGSYVKSQVSWQKFQTVMVVSLVFLLALGISALFALTYFGFIAPWTGRFYSLWDTNYAKIHIPIIASVSEHQPTAWPAFFFDTQFLIWLFPAGVFLLFLDLKDEHVFVIAYSVLCSYFAGVMVRLMLTLTPIICVCAAVAISKLFDVYADFSYFFSSSSAEKPNLSKRDRIMTLVTKLTVCGSFLAYLVLFVHHCTWVTSNAYSSPSVVLPSRNPDGSPALIDDFREAYYWLRMNTAEDAKVASWWDYGYQIGGMADRTTLVDNNTWNNTHIAIVGKAMSSPQEKAYDILKAHDVDYVLVIFGGLIGFSGDDINKFLWMVRISEGIWPDEIKERDYFTPSGEYRMDAQASQTMKDSLLYKLSYHRFPTLFNGVEGIDRLRGQNIRQVDIGNLDYFEEVFTSENWIVRLYKLKELDAMGRDLHTKGEFDRGSSRGIKKRVAKKPLLDVRV; this is translated from the coding sequence ATGGCTACGAGTTGCACGCAGAAACACCTCATCCGGTGGATTCAATTGCTGCTGAAATGTACCATCTTCCTGTCCCTAACGGCTGCGGCTGTGTCGTCGAGGCTGTTTTCGGTCATCCGGTTTGAGTCGATCATCCACGAGTTCGATCCATGGTTCAACTTCCGGGCAACAAAGTACCTGGTAAACAACGGCTTTTATAAGTTTCTTAATTGGTTCGACGACAGAACTTGGTATCCCCTGGGCAGAGTCACCGGTGGCACGCTGTATCCCGGTCTGATGGCGACGTCCGCCGCTGTATGGCACGGGCTCCGCAAGATTGGGCTGCCTATCGACATCCGGAACGTGTGTGTGCTGTTTGCGCCCGCGTTCTCTGGTGTCACTGCGTGGGCCACTTATCACCTGACAAGCGAGATCAAGGACTCCGGCGCGGGCCTGCTGGCAGCCGCCTTTATCGCGATTGCTCCGGGATACATTTCCCGGTCTGTCGCAGGCTCCTACGACAACGAAGCCATCGCTATCACCTTGCTGATGGTTACGTTCATGTTCTGGATCAAGGCCATGAAAACCGGCTCCATCATGCATTCCACCTTTGCAGCCCTCTTCTACTTTTACATGGTGTCCGCGTGGGGTGGCTACGTGTTCATCACCAACCTGATCCCCTTGCATGTCTTCATTTTAATTTTGATGGGCCGCTACTCCACCAGACTTTACTCGGCCTACAGTACCTGGTACGCTATTGGCACACTCGCCTCCATGCAGATTCCATTTGTCGGGTTTCTGCCCATCAGATCTAACGACCACATGGCTGCGTTGGGTGTATTTGGTTTGATGCAGGTGGTTGCGCTGGGGAGCTACGTGAAGTCGCAGGTCTCGTGGCAGAAGTTCCAAACTGTGATGGTTGTATCACTTGTATTTCTGCTAGCGCTGGGTATCAGTGCTTTGTTTGCGCTGACTTACTTTGGTTTCATTGCCCCCTGGACCGGCAGATTCTACTCTCTGTGGGACACTAACTACGCGAAGATCCACATCCCCATTATCGCCTCGGTATCAGAGCACCAGCCTACCGCGTGGccagcctttttctttgatacTCAATTTCTGATTTGGTTATTCCCAGCGGGTGTATTTTTACTGTTCTTGGATCTCAAAGATGAACACGTTTTCGTGATTGCTTACTCCGTTCTCTGCTCTTATTTTGCGGGTGTCATGGTCAGACTCATGCTAACTCTGACACCAATCATCTGTGTCTGTGCCGCAGTAGCCATTTCCAAGCTATTCGACGTCTACGCCGACTTTTCATATTTTTTCAGTTCCTCCAGCGCAGAAAAGCCAAACCTGTCCAAGAGAGACCGCATTATGACTTTGGTTACTAAGCTAACGGTTTGTggttctttcttggcctaTTTGGTTTTGTTCGTGCACCACTGTACCTGGGTGACCTCTAACGCTTATTCGTCGCCATCCGTGGTTTTGCCTTCACGTAATCCCGACGGATCTCCTGCTCTGATAGACGACTTCCGTGAGGCTTACTACTGGCTGCGTATGAACACTGCAGAAGATGCCAAGGTTGCCTCTTGGTGGGACTACGGCTACCAAATTGGTGGCATGGCTGACAGAACCACCTTGGTAGACAACAATACTTGGAACAACACCCACATCGCTATCGTGGGTAAAGCTATGTCGTCCCCCCAAGAGAAGGCGTATGACATCTTGAAGGCTCACGATGTGGACTACGTTCTGGTTATTTTCGGCGGGCTCATAGGATTCTCAGGTGATGATATCAACAAGTTCCTATGGATGGTAAGGATTTCTGAGGGCATATGGCCCgatgaaatcaaagaaagagactACTTCACCCCCAGCGGTGAGTACCGTATGGACGCGCAAGCTTCCCAAACCATGAAAGACTCGCTGTTGTACAAGCTCTCCTACCACCGCTTCCCCACATTGTTCAATGGCGTTGAGGGCATCGACCGTCTGCGTGGTCAGAACATCAGACAAGTGGATATCGGTAACTTGGACTACTTTGAAGAGGTTTTCACCTCTGAGAACTGGATCGTGAGACTTTAcaaactcaaagagctaGATGCTATGGGCAGAGACTTGCATACCAAAGGCGAATTCGACAGAGGCTCCTCCCGCGgcatcaaaaagagagttgCCAAGAAGCCACTGCTTGACGTCAGAGTCTGA
- the LAA2 gene encoding Laa2p (weakly similar to uniprot|P32788 Saccharomyces cerevisiae YBL010C Hypothetical ORF), whose translation MSDSDSDSDFGDFAGVPEEESPVPEILSPVEQLDRALGQREEIQYVNQPHSLDELIKGERPRVVYEHLVLLETQLRPFSWRNSKLRSLLLQTLQIADEPELPKAHKPLDSFLYSQLEPRLGEEGLDYAAFLSRVCGDKFSANNKSPVQKIESLEAKDLEQLDTEALRRTHDELLDAVLAVCQEIGGTAAVRSELEADKSMYEGLVTNLVGHTQRLRRDEIADFNKKHRRGSKYGKFKWVR comes from the coding sequence ATGAGTGATAGTGATAGCGACAGCGACTTTGGCGATTTTGCCGGGGTACCTGAGGAGGAATCCCCTGTTCCGGAAATACTCTCACCGGTAGAGCAGCTGGACCGTGCGCTAGGTCAGCGTGAAGAAATCCAGTACGTCAATCAACCACACTCGCTGGACGAGCTTATCAAGGGCGAGAGGCCGCGTGTAGTCTACGAACATTTAGTACTACTGGAAACACAGCTGCGGCCTTTCTCCTGGCGCAATTCTAAGTTACGTTCACTGCTTTTGCAGACATTACAGATTGCTGATGAGCCGGAGCTTCCCAAGGCACACAAGCCATTGGACAGTTTTCTGTACAGCCAACTAGAGCCCCGTTTAGGAGAAGAGGGCCTTGACTACGCGGCTTTCCTATCGCGGGTGTGTGGTGACAAGTTCTCAGCAAACAACAAAAGCCCGGTGCAAAAGATTGAGAGCTTGGAAGCAAAGGACCTGGAGCAGCTTGACACAGAGGCACTTAGGCGCACCCACGATGAGTTGTTGGATGCGGTTTTGGCCGTATGCCAAGAGATTGGTGGAACCGCTGCTGTACGAAGCGAGCTAGAGGCAGACAAGTCGATGTACGAAGGACTGGTGACCAATTTAGTTGGTCACACCCAGCGCCTACGTCGCGACGAGATCGCagacttcaacaagaagcaTAGACGTGGATCCAAATACGGCAAGTTCAAGTGGGTGCGATAG